The DNA segment AAGCCTGaatgtaaaaatcagaaaatatcaaaGCATATAGGTGCAACAGGTAATAAATAAGGGTAATAATAGTTATTCAAATGGTGGTGGTTATTGTGCCCAGCAGAGATTTCttctttagaaaaacagaacaaactaaaaaaaaaacaaagacttagCCTCACACCCACgtacaaatataaaacaatacagACAAGTATTTGGATGCTACCAGAAGGAGGGGAGGGAGGTTAATCCCTGTGGCCAGGACGACACAGGTTAGTTTGTTTCCCCTTAAAAGGCGCCACACACTGTCTCTCATCCAGCCGGCTCCGCTCAGCATCCAGGGGGAAATCATGGAATGGAGGGCAGAGCAGCAATGGGAAATGATGACAACTTCCTCTTCACCCCCCACCTTCAATGGGATCCATAGTGTCCACATGTATGGGCGAAGAGGAGAGGGGGAGTGAAGCACTGGGAGGCAATGGggatacacaaaaaaaaaagagaagcaggcGCTCAGAATGACTCATCGTGCCCCACAGACAGGTCCCCTTTGGGGGTGGAGGCACGCGACGAGCCTTTGTCCATGCTTTCGGAGCCAGagctctgatgctgctgttcAGAGCCTGCGCTGGACGTGATGGTGGATGAAGACGTGGATGAGGAGCGGGTCTTCTCCTTAAAGTCCGTTATGATCACCGTCACATTGCCTACGGTGATGGCCAGCTGCTGGGCAGTGCTCCGATCAATGTTCTTCAGCTTGGGCCTGATGGcgcacacaaacagaaacgctttaaaaaaaaacacaaacaaaaaaaaaaaaaaaaaacacatttacagtttcacagagggaaaaaaaaagactgatgaGCAAAATTAGACTGCCAGTCCTGATCTGTCATCTTTTAGATTGTGCCGATTAGAGGCGCAACAATCTGTCCCGAAATTTCAAAAAATTCTAGATTGGGTATCGGTGACAATGTGTAACAACTGAGTAGTGGACTGGAAACTACGGAAACCAGACTGAAAGATATCAAAGCGTTTGGTTATcattaggaagctatttaactgatgaaacactgtttttgctgatgaatggaAGGTTCCAGATTGACTTTTGCACTGTTGAATTACAACAGGGTAATTCTGTAGTTGTGAGTTgtccagattgttctttttaatcAGTGGTTTGATCACTGTTGTTTTTGAAGCCTGGGTGAAAACAACCGATGAGACGAatgagtttactatttgaaTCAGATCAGAAGGAAAGACTGGCAGAACTTTTAAAAGGAATGTTGTGAGAATATCAACACAGGAAATTTAGCttcatttatttagaataaCTTATAAGCTTGTATAGTTGAGTAGTTGACAAGgagtcatttttttctgcatttgttatGACTGGGCATAGCATTAAGTGTTAAATATACACTACATTGAACAAATCAGTTTGTGTTATGGTACATGATCTTCCTGCTCAAATGAAATGCTTGAACATAAGAATTATCACTGGAATTTCTGTATGGAGGCTTGTCTcctaaaagttaattaaaactttattacaaaacagtGCAATGTGAATATTAAGCACTTTCAAATACTTCATACAAAAATCAAGCATTTTCCAAACcttaaaaacaccttttttaaatgcaaacattttcaaggatttcaagcaccaGTGCTAATCCCATAGGTCTGTTCAGAGGTCACGTTAACAGAatctaaatttttttaaacgacAGGAAAATTTGAAGCCATTTGACAAGTTATAATTCACACCCTTGACTGATGTGAATTATAGATTTTATGCAAAGAGTTTATCACAGAGGCAActaaaatcaattaataaaaaaatcttttttgaatATCATCTCATGGACTCTGAACCAAATGTATCTTTCTGACCAGGAGCTGACAGTGTTGAAGAGTTATGGACCGGACGCTTTGGAGCGTCTGATTCAGAGGCACATTCCAATCTTTTGGTAGAAATGACACGTTTAATACCAGTCTGCAGTaaagagcagagaaaacaaagagtttTCAATGTTGTGTTAATCCATTTATAGTTTAAACAGAGGAGCTGGCAGTTTATCttcaggaaataaataaaggtgcaGAAGTTAATAAGAACGCAACATGTGCAGTGAGCTGCAAAAGCAATGCTGCTAAGAAATAAACTTAACTCATCCAGCGGTTTTAACAAATGGAGCTGCCCACAAGGAGAGCGGCGCTCAGGAGGAGCACAGCAGACGTAACATCTGTCCATTTCGGGAAAGCAAAACCAtgcaaaaattaatttaaaaaatcctcgTAAAAGCGCACACCCGGACCGCACACAGGATAAAGAACTTTTAGAGTTCAATCGATCAGTTTGGACCAGACAGATTCAACTGACTGATGAACCAGCGCAGAGTTTTCTGCAGATGCAAACCAGGAGGAATTTATGAGGTGCTGTGCGTTCAAACGCCAGCAGGTGAAGtgcttgtaatttatttagtcttttaatttcagttatAAGTGTTTGGAGCCACAGTCAGTGATTTTTGTCACTATGAAGAAAAAGTTAGATGTGTTCATGTGCTCTATGTGTGATGGATCTGGATTGACGGTTCAACTAGGTGAATATTAACTAAATTGCATAAAAATCCAACTAAATAGCCTAATGTTAATATGTTTAGAATTTGATGGGTAAAAATAGAACATGACcgatttttttaatgcttttggtCAAAATGATAGCGAACAAAAAAGACTAgcatgacattttaaatgtacagatACTTCTATTCCATAGCACGGAGGAGacaaaatagtgaaataatgtacacttttaatttttcaataaGTCAGAAtaatatgttaattttttaagtagCATTTAATCGATTATGGAAATCTAAAAAGCTTtactaaaaatcaaaaatcagacATCTCTGGTCCCAGGGTATGTGAGGGTGCGTACCAGCATCATGCAGGTGGTTACTAGATTACTGAACTCACTGGGTGACACATGAAGAGTCAGAACAAgtgcatgaaaaaaaagagtgggTGTTTAGTATAAGAAATCAATTGTGAATCACTTCACGTTTCCACACCTCTTTACAGGATGAGTTTCATTAACCAGAAGTGCAGTGAGTTGTGTGCTGAGCATTAGAAGGCTTACTGCTTACCTGGAAATGTGAGAGTTCTTGTTGGACTTTGTTGCTGATTTCCCAGACTGTATGCTCTGTTTGTCACTTGGAGGACTCTGATTGTTGTCCGATTTGGGTCTGCGGGAAAACAGAAGTGAGGTGAGGAGTTATGGAAAACTTGCATCCACAAGTCAAGTTTATCTGGGTAGTCTAGTTTAGCAAAaaaggcagctcaaagtgctttacatcataaaaacatcatacagtcaccaattagtaaataagcaataaacattacattttgtcaaatgtcatcATCCAAATCATCACGCAAATACACAAATATCTTCATCAATGTTCCACTTATCACTACTCAAgagcaactctaaacagttgAGGTTTAAGTACAgacttaaaggaactcagtgttttggctgttttgcagttttctggaagtttgttccagatttggggtgcacagaagctgaattCTATTTCTCCATGCAAAGCAGGCCAGAACCAGAAGGCCAGAGTGCTCTgaaaggttgatacaacaacagatctttaatgtattttggtgccaagccgttcagtgatttataaacctaaagcagtattttaaagtctattctctgagctccAGGGAGCCAGTGGCAGGACTTTAGAACTGTAGTGATGTGATCTATCTGTTCAGGTAATCAATGCGACAAAAGATGAACGCCTGAATATGGTTCTCTAATGCTTGGacaataatttcagttttgtttctcttcagctGGGGAAAGTTATGACACATAGACGCATTGATTATGCCAAAGTGACAACCCAGCATACTAACTCTGACACTAACTTGGTCTTTTTGCTGCTGGGCTTCTTTGTGACAGCTGGGATGATGTCCTTCTCCCTGTCAGGTTTGTCTTTGACAGGCTGCTCTATCTCGCTCTTGTCCTTCTCGGTGAGGTCCCCCTCAGGTGCAACGCTCTCAGGGCGCTCTCCCTCGGGGCGTCCTTCCCCACCAGCCCGCTCTCCTTCGCTGTGTAGACGCTCCTTGTCCGTGCGCTCGCTTCTCTCTCTCCGGTCCTTCTTGGGTGGGGGAGGCATGGTGTACTGCTGAGCTGCCTGCTGGGCGACAAGCTGGGAGTTTATCCGGGGTTTCCTGTGGAGAAAATCCAAGGCACAAATATGGATTACTGTCGCAGTGGAATGACCCTCGTCAAGCAGCAACATGGTCACACTGC comes from the Gambusia affinis linkage group LG07, SWU_Gaff_1.0, whole genome shotgun sequence genome and includes:
- the rybpb gene encoding RING1 and YY1-binding protein B, whose translation is MGDKKSPTRPKRQAKQTADDGYWDCSVCTFKNTAEAFKCSICDVRKGTSTRKPRINSQLVAQQAAQQYTMPPPPKKDRRERSERTDKERLHSEGERAGGEGRPEGERPESVAPEGDLTEKDKSEIEQPVKDKPDREKDIIPAVTKKPSSKKTKPKSDNNQSPPSDKQSIQSGKSATKSNKNSHISRPKLKNIDRSTAQQLAITVGNVTVIITDFKEKTRSSSTSSSTITSSAGSEQQHQSSGSESMDKGSSRASTPKGDLSVGHDESF